The sequence CAGCCGCGTCGTCGCCCCGCACCGGCTCACCGACCCGAAGGCGGGCCCGCTGATCGCGGTGAAGCTGCACATCCTGACACGAAAATCGTTGGGCGGCTTGGAAACCGACCTGGACTCGCGGGTCCTCAAGCCCGACGGCAGTGTGTTCGATGGGCTGTATGCCGCGGGGGAGGCCGCCGGGTTCGGGGGCGGCGGGGTGCACGGCTACCGCTCGCTGGAGGGCACCTTCCTCGGCGGCTGCGTGTTCTCCGGCCGGGCCGCGGGCCGCGCCGCGAGCTCCTAGGGGGACACCGCTTTGACGGGCTCTCAACGGGCGAGCAGACGTGTACACCCCCTGTTGGGCCCCGAAAAGGGGGTGTACACGACTGCTCGCGGTCAGGAGGCCCGCGCCGCCGCCCCTTAGAAGGCGACCCCGTCCTCCTCGGGAAGCACCCGGAAATCGGTGTCGGTCATCTCCGAGAGCCGGTCGTAGAAGATGCCGCGGGCGCTCGGGTCGATGATCGCCTGGTGGATCGGCACCGCGTGCGTCGGCCCCACCGCACGCAGATAGTCCACCGCCTCGGAGATCTTCATCCACGGCGCCGCCGCGGGAGTCGCCAGCACGTCGACCGGCTCGCCCGGGGTGAACAGCGCGTCGCCGGGGTGCATCAGGCGCGCCGCGTGGGTGCCATCGCCGATCAGATAGGAGATGTTGTCGATGACGGGGATCTCGGGATGGATCACCGCGTGCCGACCTCCGGCCCCGCGCACGGTCAGATGCCCGATCCGCAGCTCGTCGCCGACATGGACGGCCTGCCACGGCGCGCCGAGTTGCGCGGCGGTCTGCGGGTCGGCGTACAGCGCGGCCTGCGGGTTCGCGTCGAGCAGCGCGGGAAGGCGCTGGGTGTCGGCGTGGTCGGGATGCTGATGGGTGATCAGGATCGCCGAGAGCCCGGTGATGCCCTCGAAACCGTGTGAGAAGACGCCGGGATCGAAGAGAACGGTGGTGTCGGACCCGGAATCCCCGGAATCGTTTGTGAACTTCGCGAGTAAGCATGAATGTCCGAAATGGGTCAATTCCATACCTATATTGTGGCGGCGCACGGCTGTCAGGGGGTGGTGGAAGCGTGCGGATGATGCTCGCGGTGGTGCTCGCGGCCTGCGGTCTGGCCGTCATACCAGGTCCGACGGCGCCAGCCGCTCCGGGGATCTGCCCGCCTGCCTGCGACACGATCCCCGATTCGGCCTGGATGGTGTCCACCGCGATCCCGCTGTATCCGGTGTATCGCTGGCCGGGACTGGCCGGTCTCGCCGTCACCGCGACCGCGCCGCGGTTCGCTTTCGAGGAGGCCTGCGCCAGCCCGCCCGTCGTCGCCGACCCCCGCGACTACGCCGTCGCCGCGCGGGCGACGGTGCCCAACCCGCCGGGCGAGTGGCAGCTGCAGGCACAGGTGGTGCACTGGCGCGGACCCACGTCGCAGGGCGGCCCGACGGCGGCGCAGACCCTCGAAGTCGCCAAGACCCGGTTACGCAGCTGCCAGCTGACGGCGCCGTCCGTGTCGCCGTCGATCATCACCGACGGGCCCGATCGGGTCGCCGCGGTGATCAGCGTGGGCGGTCAGCGGGTGATGCACCAGTACCTGCTGGCGCACCCGGACAGCAGCAGCGTCGTCGAGCTGGCCCTGTGGGCTTCGGTGCCACCGCGGGTGCCTTGGTCACCGGTGGCGGACGCGCAGGTCTTCGATGCCATGGCGGCCCCGCTGTGCCAGGCGTACGTCGGATCGTGCCGGTGACGCGCAGGGGCTGAACTCGCCGGTACAATTGTCGCCGTGGCAAGGGTGGTGGTGCACGTGATGCCCAAGGCGGAGATTCTGGACCCGCAAGGGCAGGCGATTGTCGGCGCGCTTGGCCGTCTGGGTTTCAAGGGCGTCTCAGATGTGCGGCAGGGCAAGCGATTTGAACTCGATGTCGATGACAACATCGACGATGACACGTTGGCGCAGATCGCCGAATCGCTGTTGGCGAACACCGTCATCGAGGACTGGTCGGTGACCAGGGAGCAGTCATGAGCGCGCGTGTGGGCGTCATCACATTCCCCGGCACGCTCGACGACGTCGACGCCGCGCGGGCGGTGCGGCTCGCAGGCGGTGAGGCGGTGAGCCTCTGGCACGCCGACACCGATCTCAAGAACGTCGACGCCGTCGTGGTTCCCGGTGGGTTCTCCTACGGTGACTATCTGCGCGCGGGCGCCATCGCGAAGTTCGCGCCGGTGATGGGTGAGGTGATCACCGCGGCGGAGCGCGGTATGCCAGTGTTGGGGATTTGCAACGGGTTTCAGGTCCTCTGTGAGGCGGGCCTGCTGCCTGGCGCGCTGACCCGAAACGCGGGTCTGCATTTCGTTTGCCGTGATTTGTGGCTGCAGGTGGTGTCGAACTCGACGGCGTGGACGTCGCGCTACGAGCGCGGGGCCGACATCCTGGTTCCGCTGAAGTCGGGCGAGGGTCGCTATGTGGCCAGCGAGAAGGTGCTCGATGAGCTCGAGGCCGAGGACCGCGTGGTGTTTCGCTACCGCGACAACCCCAACGGCTCGCAGCGCGACATCGCGGGGATCTGCTCGGCCAACCGGCGGGTGGTCGGGTTGATGCCGCACCCCGAGCACGCCACCGAACCGTTGACCGGCCCGTCAGACGACGGGCTTGGCATCTTCTACTCCGCGCTGGACGCGGTGCTGGCCGCCTGACCCCGGCGCGCGAGCGTGCGTAAACTCGCACTTTTTGTCGGCGTGTCGCCCTCTGACACGCACGCTCGCGGCGAATAGGGAGGTCAGTCGGCGCTCAGGGCGACCGAGGCCTCCGAGGTGTAGCACAGGAACGTCAGCGTCTCCTCGAGGTAGAGCTGCACGGTCCCGGCGTCGTGCGACAGATACCCGATCGACACGTCGGTGCCGATCTGCAGGTCGAAATCGCCCCCGCGCGTGGACAGCACGAACGCGCCGTCGATGGCGGGCGCCCAGATGATGTCGCCGCCGCCGATCAGCCGGTTGAGGTGCTCGCGGATCGGATAGCCGTGTTCGGTGGTCTCGCTGACCTTGGTGTAGGCCTCTGCCGACAGCAGCACCGAATACGGCCCCCCGACGCCGGCCAACCGCAGCTCCGAGAGGGCCTGGGCGATGACGTCGGCGAAGTCGCGGGGATCGTCGGGCAGCGCGAGCGCCGGGTTGGAGCTGCACCTGCGGATGCCCTCGATGGACGCGGCCTCGTAACCCTCGAAGATCGCCCGGTCCTCGACGAACGCCAGCTTCTGGGCGGCCTCCTTGACCGGATCCCAGTCGGAGTCCTGCGAGCCGCGCTCGACGTCGTCGATCGCCGACCGCGTCACCGTGAACGGCACCCGCAGCCGCACCAGCGGCTGGCTCTCACGCAAGTGGGCCACCACACCCTCCCCGGGCGGCGCCACGTCGCGCAGATGCCCGGTGCTGACCGCGGCCACCACGGGGCCGCCCGGCTCGCTGACGTCGACGACGCGCCGTCCGGCGATGTGCCGGCGGAACGTCCGGCTTGCCTCCAGTTCGATTTCGGCCCAGGCCAACTCGGTGATCGGAGCGAGGTCGCGATACAGGTTGTTCATGGGGTTCCTTTCAGGCTGCCGATGCCTAGTGAGCCGTCATAGTCGACCGGGCTTACCACCTCAGGAGGCGGGGCCTCCTCGGTCGCCGGTGAATCCGGAAGCGGCGGTGGGTCGTTGAGGAAATCGACGATCGGGGTGAAGAACAGCGTGCCGGTGACCGCGGTGGAGAAGTCCAGGATGCGGTCGGTGTTGCCCGGTGGATCG comes from Mycolicibacterium pulveris and encodes:
- a CDS encoding MBL fold metallo-hydrolase; translation: MELTHFGHSCLLAKFTNDSGDSGSDTTVLFDPGVFSHGFEGITGLSAILITHQHPDHADTQRLPALLDANPQAALYADPQTAAQLGAPWQAVHVGDELRIGHLTVRGAGGRHAVIHPEIPVIDNISYLIGDGTHAARLMHPGDALFTPGEPVDVLATPAAAPWMKISEAVDYLRAVGPTHAVPIHQAIIDPSARGIFYDRLSEMTDTDFRVLPEEDGVAF
- a CDS encoding ATPase; the encoded protein is MRMMLAVVLAACGLAVIPGPTAPAAPGICPPACDTIPDSAWMVSTAIPLYPVYRWPGLAGLAVTATAPRFAFEEACASPPVVADPRDYAVAARATVPNPPGEWQLQAQVVHWRGPTSQGGPTAAQTLEVAKTRLRSCQLTAPSVSPSIITDGPDRVAAVISVGGQRVMHQYLLAHPDSSSVVELALWASVPPRVPWSPVADAQVFDAMAAPLCQAYVGSCR
- the purS gene encoding phosphoribosylformylglycinamidine synthase subunit PurS, with the translated sequence MARVVVHVMPKAEILDPQGQAIVGALGRLGFKGVSDVRQGKRFELDVDDNIDDDTLAQIAESLLANTVIEDWSVTREQS
- the purQ gene encoding phosphoribosylformylglycinamidine synthase subunit PurQ, which produces MSARVGVITFPGTLDDVDAARAVRLAGGEAVSLWHADTDLKNVDAVVVPGGFSYGDYLRAGAIAKFAPVMGEVITAAERGMPVLGICNGFQVLCEAGLLPGALTRNAGLHFVCRDLWLQVVSNSTAWTSRYERGADILVPLKSGEGRYVASEKVLDELEAEDRVVFRYRDNPNGSQRDIAGICSANRRVVGLMPHPEHATEPLTGPSDDGLGIFYSALDAVLAA
- a CDS encoding family 1 encapsulin nanocompartment shell protein produces the protein MNNLYRDLAPITELAWAEIELEASRTFRRHIAGRRVVDVSEPGGPVVAAVSTGHLRDVAPPGEGVVAHLRESQPLVRLRVPFTVTRSAIDDVERGSQDSDWDPVKEAAQKLAFVEDRAIFEGYEAASIEGIRRCSSNPALALPDDPRDFADVIAQALSELRLAGVGGPYSVLLSAEAYTKVSETTEHGYPIREHLNRLIGGGDIIWAPAIDGAFVLSTRGGDFDLQIGTDVSIGYLSHDAGTVQLYLEETLTFLCYTSEASVALSAD